In Mercenaria mercenaria strain notata chromosome 15, MADL_Memer_1, whole genome shotgun sequence, a single genomic region encodes these proteins:
- the LOC123562940 gene encoding uncharacterized protein LOC123562940: MIGIIGFRYKSTGTNINLHITTVNQEPAHIRVTAPFVNLDKTYTVSNYTIVPLNGTLSQYENGTQFKGIEISSDVDISVTVTTSPHDLQEGFLALPVSAIGTRYVVASYYSSDYSEIVVTGVESDTDVSLKALTDNHKSTNISFRLQKFETYQYKSANDVSGSVVTSNKPVAVFSGSSGANIPVGIGDWQYLIEQMIPTKYWTTNFITPPIYPRRHYVLKFFSDQDSTEVHYYNSTNHFAVFMNKGSVAEFLFGTDPVVVLANKPISVIEYGHDGDNMIGDPFMTSVQGITQFQNSYKFVTEKYYYNSDIVNTIAITILKNSTDGLLLNGHSMSYWNAKNISVSPPLNEYITLFVNVSYNTYYKLHHTSGMEFGAVLYGGLHVNAGYGYPLQLTFNDKGNFKARINYLFCKLF, encoded by the coding sequence ATGATCGGCATTATCGGTTTCCGTTATAAGTCCACAGGAACAAATATTAACCTTCACATTACAACAGTTAATCAAGAACCAGCACATATCAGGGTCACCGCACCGTTTGTTAACTTGGACAAGACATACACCGTATCAAACTATACAATCGTTCCATTAAATGGTACATTATCACAATATGAAAACGGAACACAGTTCAAGGGGATAGAAATCAGTTCTGATGTTGATATATCTGTGACGGTTACTACCAGTCCTCACGATTTACAGGAAGGATTTCTGGCTTTACCAGTCAGCGCGATCGGCACTCGTTACGTTGTTGCCTCGTACTATTCATCAGATTACAGCGAGATTGTAGTCACTGGTGTAGAAAGTGATACTGACGTTTCTTTGAAAGCATTGACTGATAACCATAAGAGCACGAACATATCTTTCCGATTACAAAAGTTTGAAACGTATCAATATAAATCAGCCAATGACGTAAGCGGCAGTGTAGTAACATCTAACAAACCAGTAGCTGTCTTTTCTGGGTCCTCTGGTGCAAACATTCCTGTCGGTATCGGTGATTGGCAATATCTAATTGAGCAAATGATTCCGACAAAATATTGGACAACGAATTTCATAACTCCACCAATATACCCCAGAAGACACTATGTTCTTAAATTCTTTTCTGATCAGGATAGCACAGAAGTACATTATTACAACAGCACGAACCACTTTGCGGTATTCATGAATAAGGGATCCGTAGCTGAGTTCTTGTTCGGCACAGATCCTGTTGTTGTTTTAGCAAACAAACCAATCAGTGTAATCGAGTATGGCCATGACGGTGATAACATGATCGGTGATCCATTTATGACGAGCGTTCAAGGAATTACTCAATTCCAAAATTCGTATAAATTTGTTACCGAAAAGTATTATTATAATTCCGATATAGTAAATACTATAGCTATTACTATACTAAAGAACAGTACCGATGGACTTCTACTGAATGGACATTCCATGTCTTATTGGAACGCTAAGAATATTTCTGTTTCTCCACCATTGAATGAATACATAACACTTTTTGTTAATGTCTCTTACAACACTTACTACAAATTACATCACACCAGTGGAATGGAGTTTGGCGCAGTTCTTTATGGAGGCCTTCATGTTAATGCTGGATACGGGTATCCTCTTCAGCTGACATTTAACGACAAAGGTAATTTCAAGGCTAgaattaattatttgttttgcaaattattttaG
- the LOC128546088 gene encoding uncharacterized protein LOC128546088: MSTVQGISQFNDKYNFVTQQYHHGYGISETIAITILKNSTSGLLLNGESMSYWNATKSPVSPPFDQYITFFVNVAFFSYNQLRQSGGVKFGAVFYGRLDTDTAYGYPLSMSFVDTECETHEASFRTTPAYDRTSTVSTLPDKKGISPTYVSFF; this comes from the exons atgTCAACTGTTCAAGGTATCTCGCAATTCAATGACAAGTATAATTTTGTAACACAACAATATCACCATGGATATGGTATAAGTGAAACTATAGCTATTACAATACTGAAAAACAGTACCAGTGGACTTCTGCTGAATGGAGAATCAATGTCTTACTGGAACGCTACGAAATCACCAGTCTCTCCACCATTTGAtcaatatataacattttttgttaatgtcGCTTTCTTCAGTTACAATCAGTTACGTCAAAGTGGTGGAGTAAAATTTGGAGCCGTCTTTTATGGACGCCTTGATACTGATACTGCATATGGGTATCCTCTTAGTATGTCGTTTGTGGACACAG AGTGTGAAACTCATGAAGCAAGTTTCAGGACTACGCCCGCATATGACAGGACATCCACAGTCAGCACACTTCCTGACAAAAAAGGTATCTCACCAACTTATGTCTCATTTTTCTGA